A single Vulcanisaeta distributa DSM 14429 DNA region contains:
- a CDS encoding TFIIB-type zinc finger domain-containing protein, with translation MLKCSACGSVKVTVLINGRPYCTYCGAKILRAHLIRTLLNMKREGLITSAVNVESHVDP, from the coding sequence ATGCTTAAGTGTAGCGCCTGCGGATCAGTGAAGGTGACCGTTTTAATAAATGGAAGGCCCTACTGCACGTACTGCGGAGCCAAGATACTGAGGGCGCATTTAATAAGGACGTTACTAAATATGAAGAGGGAGGGATTAATAACGTCAGCTGTTAATGTGGAAAGCCACGTAGATCCTTAG